From a single Streptomyces sp. NBC_01264 genomic region:
- a CDS encoding aminopeptidase P family protein codes for MADELTPETLEEEQPKKKHKQRKNGLYPGVSEELAASMRTGWADTELRGLEPIAQAAHTAARRSALSRRFPGERLVVPAGRLKTRSNDTEYPFRASTEYAYLTGDQTENGVLVLEPTGDTGHHATVYLLPRSDRENGEFWLSGSGELWVGRRHSLTEAEQLLGIPARDVRKLAEELTEAEGPVRAVRGHDSVIEAALTDKVTKERDEELRVYLSEARAVKDAFEIGELQKAVDSTVRGFEDVVKVLDKAEATSERYIEGTFFLRARVEGNDVGYGSICAAGPHACTLHWVRNDGDVRSGDLLLLDAGVETHSLYTADVTRTLPISGTYTDIQRKIYDAVYASQEAGIAAVKPGAKFRDFHDASQHVLAEKLVEWGLLEGPVERVLELGLQRRWTLHGTGHMLGMDVHDCAAARTEAYVDGTLEPGMCLTVEPGLYFQADDLTVPEEYRGIGVRIEDDILVTEDGNRNLSAGLPRTSDEVEAWMARLKG; via the coding sequence GTGGCTGACGAGCTCACCCCGGAGACCCTGGAAGAAGAGCAGCCCAAGAAGAAGCACAAGCAGCGCAAGAACGGGCTGTACCCGGGTGTCAGCGAGGAGCTCGCCGCGAGCATGCGCACGGGCTGGGCCGACACCGAGCTGCGCGGGCTGGAGCCGATCGCTCAGGCCGCGCACACCGCCGCCCGCCGATCCGCGCTGTCCCGGCGCTTCCCCGGTGAGCGCCTCGTCGTCCCCGCCGGGCGGCTGAAGACGCGCTCGAACGACACCGAGTACCCCTTCCGCGCCTCGACCGAGTACGCGTACCTCACCGGCGACCAGACCGAGAACGGCGTCCTGGTCCTGGAGCCCACGGGGGACACCGGCCACCACGCCACCGTCTACCTGCTGCCGCGCTCCGACCGCGAGAACGGCGAGTTCTGGCTCTCCGGCAGCGGCGAGCTGTGGGTCGGCCGCCGCCACTCCCTCACGGAGGCCGAGCAGCTGCTGGGCATCCCGGCCAGGGACGTGCGCAAGCTCGCCGAGGAGCTGACCGAGGCCGAGGGCCCGGTCCGCGCCGTGCGCGGTCACGACTCCGTCATCGAGGCCGCTCTGACCGACAAGGTCACCAAGGAGCGCGACGAGGAGCTGCGCGTCTACCTCTCCGAGGCCCGCGCCGTGAAGGACGCCTTCGAGATCGGCGAGCTGCAGAAGGCCGTCGACTCCACCGTCCGCGGCTTCGAGGACGTCGTGAAGGTGCTCGACAAGGCCGAGGCCACCTCCGAGCGCTACATCGAGGGCACCTTCTTCCTGCGCGCCCGCGTCGAGGGCAACGACGTCGGCTACGGCTCCATCTGCGCCGCCGGCCCGCACGCCTGCACCCTGCACTGGGTCCGCAACGACGGTGACGTCCGCTCCGGCGACCTGCTGCTGCTCGACGCCGGTGTGGAGACCCACTCCCTCTACACCGCCGACGTCACGCGCACGCTGCCGATCAGCGGCACGTACACCGACATCCAGCGCAAGATCTACGACGCGGTGTACGCCTCCCAGGAAGCGGGCATCGCGGCCGTCAAGCCGGGTGCGAAGTTCCGTGACTTCCACGACGCCTCGCAGCACGTGCTCGCCGAGAAGCTCGTCGAGTGGGGCCTGCTGGAGGGACCGGTCGAGCGCGTCCTGGAGCTCGGTCTGCAGCGCCGCTGGACCCTGCACGGCACCGGTCACATGCTCGGCATGGACGTCCACGACTGCGCCGCCGCGCGCACCGAGGCGTACGTCGACGGCACGCTGGAGCCCGGGATGTGCCTGACGGTCGAGCCCGGTCTGTACTTCCAGGCCGACGACCTGACCGTGCCCGAGGAGTACCGCGGCATCGGCGTCCGGATCGAGGACGACATCCTCGTCACCGAGGACGGCAACCGGAACCTGTCGGCCGGACTGCCCCGCACCTCGGACGAGGTCGAGGCCTGGATGGCGCGGCTCAAGGGCTGA
- a CDS encoding ATP-binding protein, whose protein sequence is MSIWWSLHLRREAASVPLARRLLLGTMETAGVDPDISFDLSVALSEACANAVEHGGREAVPRSGCPDDAAWDAASDDASGGSPDGTGAYHVTAYLDGDRCRIEVSDSGPGFPAATVARRRPSLAEHGRGLHLIEELADHVRFRNRPGRGAVVSFDKMLKWRDDSLLKVS, encoded by the coding sequence ATGAGCATCTGGTGGTCTCTCCACTTGAGGCGCGAAGCAGCGAGTGTGCCCCTGGCGAGGCGACTGCTGTTGGGGACGATGGAGACGGCGGGGGTCGACCCGGACATCTCCTTCGACCTGTCGGTGGCGCTGAGCGAGGCGTGCGCGAACGCCGTGGAGCACGGCGGCCGCGAAGCCGTCCCGCGCTCCGGGTGTCCGGACGACGCGGCCTGGGACGCAGCCTCGGACGACGCGTCGGGCGGATCCCCGGACGGGACCGGGGCGTACCACGTCACGGCCTATCTGGACGGGGACCGCTGCCGCATCGAGGTGAGCGATTCGGGTCCGGGATTCCCGGCCGCGACGGTGGCCCGCCGCAGACCCTCCCTGGCCGAGCACGGCCGGGGCCTGCACCTGATCGAGGAACTGGCGGACCACGTCCGCTTCCGCAACCGGCCGGGCCGGGGCGCCGTGGTCAGCTTCGACAAGATGCTGAAGTGGCGGGACGACTCCCTGCTGAAGGTGTCCTAG
- a CDS encoding YcnI family protein codes for MKTSRVSSAAALAAGSVLLLSGTAFAHVGVQPIGEAAKGGYATLNFKVPNERDNAATTQLEVNFPVDQPLTSVMPQDIPGWTSTVEKTKLDKPLTVHGKQVNEVVTKVTWSGGKIEAGKFQQFPVSVGKLPENADQMVFKAIQTYDNGEVVRWIEESKEGAAEPQTPAPVLKLTAAGADHHDDAAKKPADEAKNSEADHKDGHDTAAAKSGSDTTARALGVAGIVIGLGGVAFGVASRRRTS; via the coding sequence GTGAAGACCTCTCGCGTCTCCTCCGCCGCCGCCCTCGCCGCCGGTTCCGTCCTCCTCCTCTCCGGTACCGCCTTCGCCCACGTCGGCGTCCAGCCGATCGGGGAGGCCGCCAAGGGCGGCTACGCGACCCTCAACTTCAAGGTCCCCAACGAGCGCGACAACGCCGCGACCACGCAGCTCGAGGTCAACTTCCCCGTGGACCAGCCGCTCACGTCCGTCATGCCGCAGGACATCCCCGGCTGGACGTCCACCGTCGAGAAGACCAAGCTCGACAAGCCGCTCACCGTGCACGGCAAGCAGGTCAACGAGGTCGTCACCAAGGTGACCTGGTCCGGCGGCAAGATCGAGGCCGGCAAGTTCCAGCAGTTCCCGGTCTCCGTCGGCAAGCTGCCCGAGAACGCCGACCAGATGGTCTTCAAGGCGATCCAGACCTACGACAACGGCGAGGTCGTCCGCTGGATCGAGGAGTCCAAGGAGGGCGCCGCCGAACCGCAGACCCCGGCGCCCGTCCTGAAGCTGACCGCAGCCGGCGCCGACCACCACGACGACGCGGCCAAGAAGCCGGCGGACGAGGCGAAGAACTCCGAGGCCGACCACAAGGACGGGCACGACACGGCCGCTGCCAAGAGCGGATCCGACACGACCGCGCGCGCCCTCGGCGTCGCCGGCATCGTCATCGGACTCGGCGGTGTGGCCTTCGGCGTCGCCTCGCGCCGCCGCACCTCCTGA
- a CDS encoding SCO family protein — protein sequence MRTTRVTLAALVAAAALTLTACGGEPAKNGQVTQISESQAKAGSATVLDRPFDKPDVVLTDTTGKPWNLREQTKGKPTLIYFGYTHCPDVCPLTMSNLAVAKKALPKADQDKLQVVFITTDPERDTPESLGSWLKGLDPAFTGLTGDFATIQAAARTLGIGIEAAKKDAKGNVVSMHGAQVIAFSPKTDEGYLLYGESTTVDDYTKDLPKIAKGENP from the coding sequence ATGCGCACCACACGTGTGACGCTCGCCGCCCTCGTGGCGGCGGCCGCCCTCACCCTCACCGCCTGCGGTGGCGAACCGGCCAAGAACGGCCAGGTCACCCAGATCAGCGAGAGCCAGGCGAAAGCCGGGTCCGCCACCGTACTCGACCGCCCCTTCGACAAGCCGGACGTCGTCCTCACGGACACCACCGGCAAGCCGTGGAACCTGCGCGAGCAGACCAAGGGCAAGCCGACGCTCATCTACTTCGGCTACACCCACTGCCCCGACGTGTGCCCCCTGACGATGAGCAACCTCGCCGTCGCCAAGAAGGCACTTCCCAAGGCCGACCAGGACAAGCTCCAGGTCGTCTTCATCACCACCGACCCGGAACGGGACACTCCCGAGTCCCTCGGCTCGTGGCTCAAGGGCCTGGACCCGGCATTCACCGGGCTGACCGGGGACTTCGCCACCATCCAGGCCGCCGCACGCACGCTCGGCATCGGTATCGAGGCAGCCAAGAAGGACGCCAAGGGCAACGTGGTCTCCATGCACGGCGCCCAGGTCATCGCCTTCTCGCCCAAGACCGACGAGGGGTACCTCCTCTACGGCGAGAGCACCACCGTCGATGACTACACCAAGGACCTGCCGAAGATCGCCAAGGGAGAGAACCCGTGA
- a CDS encoding copper chaperone PCu(A)C yields the protein MNARTTRTLAAALSLTAALAISGCSSDSGSASGDAPKLTVSGGYMPQPVNDEMAGAFMVIKNDSKTADKLTGATSPLSDDLQVHETKDQKMQQVQSMDVPANGELKLARGGNHIMFMGLKNTPKVGDKVTIELRFEKSGPVKVELDVKERTYKAPTSTDGTAH from the coding sequence GTGAACGCCCGCACCACCCGCACCCTCGCCGCCGCCCTCTCCCTGACGGCCGCGCTCGCCATATCCGGCTGCTCCTCGGACTCCGGGTCCGCTTCGGGCGACGCGCCGAAACTGACGGTCAGCGGGGGCTACATGCCGCAGCCCGTGAACGACGAGATGGCCGGCGCCTTCATGGTCATCAAGAACGACTCCAAGACGGCCGACAAGCTGACCGGCGCCACGAGCCCGCTCTCCGACGATCTCCAGGTCCACGAGACCAAGGATCAGAAGATGCAGCAGGTGCAGTCCATGGACGTGCCCGCGAACGGCGAGCTGAAGCTCGCGCGCGGCGGCAACCACATCATGTTCATGGGGCTCAAGAACACCCCCAAGGTCGGCGACAAGGTCACCATCGAACTGCGCTTCGAGAAGTCCGGCCCGGTCAAGGTCGAGCTGGACGTCAAGGAGCGGACGTACAAGGCTCCGACATCCACCGACGGCACCGCCCACTGA
- a CDS encoding copper resistance CopC/CopD family protein yields MTATAPPPSTARVRATALLPRLTLVLAALLAAFFAAAAPASAHAALTASDPTDGAVVATAPAQITLSFSEGVAMNGDSIRVLDPRGKRVDTGELRDLCSGNLIRYGTALRPGLPDGTYTVAWQAISADSHPVSGAFTFSIGAPSETAVSLPSRTAGDGPVAVAYGIARYVAYAGFAVLVGAAAFILLCWRRGAAQRPMQRLVVRAWVALTVATLVMLLLRNPYTGSGNFADAFDLAGLKAVLETKSGASLVSRLLLLGAAALFITVLFGSYARRHTSAGEAGTDGKAGTDASAASEEDAKGESDLVFGLGIGGTVVAGGIAATWALSEHASTGIQPALAMPVDILHLLAVAVWLGGLTALLVALHKVPGIERTAIRRFSTVAFTSVVVLACTGAYQSWRQVGSWSALTGTDYGRLLLVKIGLVGLVVAIAYTSRKWTARLAVGEGESAEERESTSDVSRETSPVTVTSDAVASDTIASDPRRAAQLARQSAARRTAREKQVRDADPDRAGLRRSVLAEAGVAVVLLAVTTILTSTEPGRAAELEAGRGSTATAVPDRAVKVTLPFDTGGQDGKGSVRLQLDPGRVGANTLHVWAETPDGKPLDLPELRVSFTLEAKEIGPLPVLPERAAPGHWTASGVQLPLTGDWRIDVTVRTSDIDQTTVQKNVKIG; encoded by the coding sequence ATGACGGCCACCGCCCCGCCCCCATCCACGGCCCGCGTCCGCGCCACAGCACTCCTGCCGCGGCTCACGCTGGTCCTCGCCGCACTGCTGGCAGCCTTCTTCGCCGCTGCCGCGCCGGCTTCGGCACACGCCGCGCTGACCGCGAGCGACCCCACGGACGGGGCGGTGGTCGCCACGGCGCCCGCCCAGATCACCCTCTCCTTCTCGGAGGGGGTCGCCATGAACGGCGACTCCATCCGCGTCCTGGACCCCCGGGGCAAGCGCGTCGACACCGGTGAACTGCGCGACCTCTGCAGCGGGAACCTCATCCGCTACGGCACCGCCCTGCGCCCCGGACTGCCGGACGGCACCTACACCGTCGCCTGGCAGGCCATATCCGCGGACAGCCACCCGGTCTCCGGCGCCTTCACCTTCTCCATCGGAGCCCCCTCCGAGACGGCCGTCTCCCTGCCCTCGCGGACGGCGGGCGACGGTCCCGTCGCCGTCGCCTACGGCATCGCGCGCTACGTGGCCTACGCCGGGTTCGCCGTGCTCGTCGGCGCCGCCGCCTTCATCCTCCTGTGCTGGCGCCGGGGCGCCGCGCAGCGGCCGATGCAGAGACTGGTCGTACGTGCCTGGGTCGCGCTCACCGTGGCCACCCTGGTGATGCTGCTGCTCCGCAACCCGTACACCGGGTCGGGGAACTTCGCCGACGCCTTCGACCTGGCCGGGCTGAAGGCCGTCCTGGAGACGAAGTCCGGGGCCTCGCTCGTCTCGCGGCTGCTCCTCCTCGGCGCCGCCGCGCTGTTCATCACCGTCCTGTTCGGGTCCTATGCCCGGCGCCACACGTCGGCGGGCGAGGCCGGGACGGACGGCAAGGCCGGCACGGATGCTTCCGCCGCCTCCGAGGAGGACGCCAAGGGGGAGAGCGACCTCGTCTTCGGACTCGGCATCGGCGGGACCGTGGTCGCCGGCGGCATCGCCGCCACCTGGGCGCTGTCGGAGCACGCCTCGACCGGTATCCAGCCCGCGCTCGCCATGCCCGTCGACATCCTGCACCTGCTGGCCGTCGCCGTGTGGCTCGGTGGACTCACCGCTCTGCTCGTCGCGCTGCACAAGGTTCCCGGGATCGAGCGCACGGCCATCCGGCGCTTCTCCACCGTCGCCTTCACCAGCGTTGTCGTCCTGGCCTGCACCGGCGCCTACCAGTCCTGGCGCCAGGTCGGCAGCTGGTCCGCACTGACCGGGACCGATTACGGCCGGCTGCTGCTCGTCAAGATCGGCCTCGTCGGCCTCGTCGTCGCCATCGCCTACACCTCCCGCAAGTGGACCGCGCGGCTGGCCGTGGGCGAGGGCGAGAGCGCGGAGGAGCGGGAAAGCACCTCTGATGTTTCACGTGAAACATCGCCCGTGACCGTCACCTCCGACGCCGTCGCCTCCGACACCATCGCTTCCGACCCCCGGCGCGCCGCGCAGCTCGCGCGACAGAGCGCCGCCCGGCGCACCGCGCGGGAGAAGCAGGTCCGTGACGCCGACCCGGACCGCGCCGGCCTGCGCCGCTCCGTCCTCGCCGAGGCCGGCGTCGCCGTGGTCCTGCTGGCCGTCACCACCATCCTCACCAGCACCGAGCCGGGCCGTGCCGCGGAGCTGGAGGCCGGGCGCGGCTCCACCGCCACCGCCGTTCCCGACCGTGCGGTCAAGGTCACGCTGCCCTTCGACACCGGCGGCCAGGACGGCAAGGGCTCGGTCCGGCTCCAGCTCGACCCGGGCCGCGTCGGAGCGAACACGCTCCACGTGTGGGCCGAGACCCCCGACGGCAAGCCGCTGGACCTGCCCGAGCTGAGGGTGTCGTTCACCTTGGAAGCCAAGGAGATCGGCCCCCTTCCGGTCCTCCCCGAGCGCGCCGCTCCCGGGCACTGGACCGCTTCGGGCGTCCAGCTTCCGCTGACCGGAGACTGGCGGATCGACGTGACCGTCCGCACCTCCGACATCGACCAGACGACCGTCCAGAAGAACGTGAAGATCGGCTGA
- the efeB gene encoding iron uptake transporter deferrochelatase/peroxidase subunit: MEISRRRLLGTIGAAGAAGLALGAAGGALVQSGASGSGTAGSGGAPGSLGATRVAFHGEHQAGITTPLQAKGHVLAFDLAPGAGRTEAAALMRRWSETARRLTAGETAPVADTGIALGSGPSSLTVTFGFGHSFFERTGLTARRPAALDPLPVFSADRIDPQRSNGDLWVQIGSDDALVAFHALRALQKDAGEAARPRWQMNGFNRSPGATASPMTARNLMGQVDGTNNPKPTEADFDRRIFVQGTVPPEHAWMAGGSYAVVRRIRMLLDSWDQQSLAQQEQVIGRTKATGAPLTGGGETTAMALDKIGADGKPVIPSNAHARISAPAQNGGAAMLRRPFSFHDGIAADGTPDAGLLFICWQADPSRGFVPVQRKLDRGDALSEFIRHESSGLYAVPPGAGAGEYVGQRLLEG; this comes from the coding sequence ATCGAGATCTCCCGGCGCCGCCTGCTGGGCACGATCGGCGCCGCGGGCGCCGCCGGGCTCGCGCTCGGCGCCGCCGGCGGAGCCCTCGTCCAGTCCGGGGCCTCCGGGTCCGGTACGGCCGGCTCCGGCGGCGCTCCCGGCAGCCTCGGCGCGACCCGGGTCGCCTTCCACGGGGAGCACCAGGCGGGCATCACCACGCCCCTCCAGGCCAAGGGCCACGTACTCGCCTTCGATCTGGCGCCCGGTGCCGGACGCACCGAGGCCGCCGCGCTGATGCGGCGCTGGTCGGAGACCGCGCGGCGGCTGACGGCGGGCGAGACCGCCCCGGTCGCCGACACCGGCATCGCGCTCGGCTCCGGCCCCTCCTCCCTCACGGTGACCTTCGGCTTCGGGCACTCCTTCTTCGAGCGCACCGGCCTCACCGCGCGCCGTCCCGCCGCCCTCGACCCGCTGCCGGTCTTCTCCGCCGACCGGATCGACCCCCAGCGCAGCAACGGCGATCTCTGGGTCCAGATCGGCTCCGACGACGCGCTGGTCGCCTTCCACGCGCTGCGCGCTCTGCAGAAGGACGCCGGGGAGGCCGCCCGGCCGCGCTGGCAGATGAACGGCTTCAACCGTTCTCCCGGTGCCACCGCCTCCCCCATGACCGCCCGCAACCTCATGGGTCAGGTCGACGGCACCAACAATCCGAAGCCCACCGAGGCCGACTTCGACCGGCGGATCTTCGTCCAGGGCACGGTGCCCCCGGAGCACGCCTGGATGGCCGGGGGCTCGTACGCCGTCGTTCGCCGGATCCGGATGCTCCTCGACTCCTGGGACCAGCAGTCGCTCGCCCAGCAGGAACAGGTCATCGGCCGTACGAAGGCCACCGGCGCCCCGCTGACCGGAGGCGGGGAGACCACCGCCATGGCCCTCGACAAGATCGGCGCCGACGGGAAGCCGGTCATCCCCTCCAACGCGCACGCCCGGATCTCCGCACCCGCACAGAACGGCGGGGCGGCCATGCTCCGGCGTCCCTTCTCCTTCCACGACGGGATCGCCGCCGACGGAACCCCCGACGCGGGGCTGCTCTTCATCTGCTGGCAGGCCGACCCGTCCCGCGGGTTCGTCCCCGTGCAGCGCAAGCTCGACCGCGGCGACGCCCTGTCGGAATTCATCCGGCACGAGTCGAGCGGCCTGTACGCGGTGCCGCCGGGCGCGGGCGCCGGGGAGTACGTGGGGCAGCGGCTGCTCGAAGGGTGA
- the pheA gene encoding prephenate dehydratase yields the protein MSATRFTYLGPEGTFTEAALRTLPEAATRELVPMVSVPAALDAVRNGEAAAALVPIENSVEGGVTSTLDELAAGVPLMIYREVLLPIAFALLVRPGTELSDVKTVTGHPVAQPQVRNWLRSNLPDALWESAASNADGARLVQEGRFDAAFAGEFAAATYGLVPLVTEIHDAQNAETRFVLVGRPARPAAPTGADKTSVVLWMGDDRPGALLELLQEFAVRGVNLMLIQSRPTGAGIGNYCFAVDAEGHISDRRVGEALMGLKRTCPQIRFLGSYPRAGVAQGDVQSARAGTSDSDFTAASDWLTRCLDGRP from the coding sequence ATGTCGGCCACCCGCTTCACCTATCTCGGTCCCGAGGGCACGTTCACCGAAGCCGCCCTTCGCACCCTCCCCGAAGCCGCGACCCGGGAGCTCGTCCCGATGGTTTCGGTCCCGGCCGCTCTGGACGCCGTGCGCAACGGCGAGGCCGCGGCGGCCCTCGTTCCGATCGAGAACTCGGTGGAGGGCGGGGTCACCTCGACCCTGGACGAGCTGGCCGCCGGTGTACCGCTGATGATCTACCGCGAGGTGCTGCTCCCCATCGCCTTCGCGCTGCTGGTGCGGCCCGGGACCGAGCTGTCGGACGTCAAGACCGTCACCGGGCACCCGGTCGCCCAGCCGCAGGTGCGCAACTGGCTGCGGTCGAACCTGCCCGACGCCCTGTGGGAGTCGGCGGCGTCCAACGCCGACGGCGCCCGGCTGGTCCAGGAGGGCCGCTTCGACGCGGCCTTCGCGGGCGAGTTCGCGGCAGCCACCTACGGACTGGTCCCGCTGGTCACTGAGATCCACGACGCGCAGAACGCCGAGACCCGCTTCGTCCTCGTCGGGCGTCCTGCCCGGCCGGCCGCGCCGACCGGCGCCGACAAGACCTCCGTCGTGCTGTGGATGGGCGACGACCGGCCCGGTGCGCTGCTGGAGCTGCTCCAGGAGTTCGCCGTCCGCGGGGTGAACCTGATGCTGATCCAGTCCCGTCCTACGGGTGCGGGGATCGGCAACTACTGCTTCGCCGTCGACGCCGAGGGGCACATCTCCGACCGCCGGGTCGGCGAGGCGCTCATGGGGCTCAAGCGCACCTGCCCCCAGATCCGGTTCCTCGGTTCCTACCCGCGCGCCGGTGTCGCTCAGGGTGACGTCCAGTCCGCCCGGGCCGGGACCTCCGACAGCGACTTCACCGCGGCCTCGGACTGGCTGACGCGCTGCCTCGACGGGCGCCCCTGA
- the serS gene encoding serine--tRNA ligase translates to MIDLRLLREDPDRVRASQRARGEDVALVDALLSADERRRSSGMRFDELRNEQKSLGKLIPKASPEERAELLKKADQLKQDVKAAEAEQNEADEAAKQLLLKLGNIVHTDVPVGGEEDFVVLETHGTIRDFGAEGFEPKDHLELGESLGAIDVERGAKVSGSRFYYLTGIGALLELALVNAAIAQATEAGFTPMLTPALVRPRAMEGTGFLGQAAENVYHLEGDDLYLVGTSEVPLAAYHMDEIIDADKLPLRYAGFSPCFRREAGTYGKDTRGIFRVHQFDKVEMFSYVAPEEAEAEHQRLLDWEKQWLTSLELPFQVIDVATGDLGASASRKFDCEAWIPTQGKYRELTSASNCDGFQARRLSVRYRDGKKTAPLSTLNGTLCAVPRTIVAILENHQQADGTVRVPPVLRPYLGGREILEPISK, encoded by the coding sequence GTGATTGACCTCCGGCTGCTCCGTGAAGACCCTGACCGTGTCCGCGCCTCGCAGCGCGCCCGTGGAGAGGACGTCGCCCTCGTCGACGCACTGCTCTCCGCCGACGAGCGCCGCAGGTCCTCCGGCATGCGATTCGACGAACTCCGCAACGAGCAGAAGTCGCTCGGCAAGCTCATCCCCAAGGCCTCTCCGGAGGAGCGGGCCGAGCTGCTGAAGAAGGCCGATCAGCTCAAGCAGGACGTCAAGGCCGCCGAGGCCGAGCAGAACGAGGCGGACGAAGCCGCCAAGCAGCTGCTCCTGAAGCTCGGCAACATCGTCCACACGGACGTGCCCGTCGGCGGCGAGGAGGACTTCGTCGTCCTGGAGACGCACGGGACCATCCGCGACTTCGGCGCCGAGGGCTTCGAGCCCAAGGACCACCTCGAGCTCGGCGAGTCCCTGGGCGCCATCGACGTCGAGCGCGGCGCCAAGGTCTCCGGTTCGCGCTTCTACTACCTCACGGGCATCGGCGCCCTGCTGGAGCTCGCCCTCGTCAACGCGGCCATCGCCCAGGCCACCGAGGCCGGCTTCACCCCGATGCTCACCCCGGCGCTGGTCCGCCCCCGTGCCATGGAGGGCACCGGCTTCCTCGGCCAGGCCGCGGAGAACGTGTACCACCTGGAGGGCGACGACCTCTATCTGGTCGGCACCTCCGAGGTCCCGCTCGCCGCGTACCACATGGACGAGATCATCGACGCGGACAAGCTTCCGCTGCGCTACGCCGGCTTCTCCCCGTGCTTCCGCCGCGAGGCCGGCACGTACGGCAAGGACACCCGCGGCATCTTCCGCGTCCACCAGTTCGACAAGGTCGAGATGTTCTCGTACGTCGCGCCGGAGGAGGCCGAGGCCGAGCACCAGCGGCTCCTGGACTGGGAGAAGCAGTGGCTGACCAGCCTGGAGCTACCCTTCCAGGTCATCGACGTCGCCACCGGCGACCTGGGTGCCTCCGCCTCCCGCAAGTTCGACTGCGAGGCGTGGATCCCCACCCAGGGCAAGTACCGCGAGCTGACCTCCGCCTCGAACTGTGACGGCTTCCAGGCCCGCCGCCTGTCGGTCCGCTACCGCGACGGCAAGAAGACAGCTCCGCTGTCCACGCTGAACGGAACGCTGTGCGCGGTCCCGCGCACGATCGTCGCGATCCTGGAGAACCACCAGCAGGCCGACGGCACGGTCCGGGTTCCCCCGGTGCTCCGGCCCTACCTGGGCGGTCGGGAAATCCTGGAGCCGATCTCCAAGTGA
- a CDS encoding HAD family hydrolase, producing MSTAPFPYKLVATDLDGTLLRGDDTVSERTREALLAATAAGAAHIIVTGRAVPWTRHVLDDLGYKGIAVCGQGAQVYDAGAHRLLTSVTLDRKLAALALEKLEAEVGPLALAASRDGVEGEVLFGPGYQVQEGLPAIYLEDTAEVWSAPLNKLYIQHPELDEDALVQVARETVGSLVGVVMAGPGIVEILPLGLTKATGLSLAARRLGVKAAETIAFGDMPNDIPMFGWAAHGVAMANAHAELKAVADEVTTSNEEDGIAVVLERLLGAA from the coding sequence GTGAGCACGGCTCCCTTCCCGTACAAGCTCGTCGCGACCGACCTCGACGGGACGCTGCTGCGCGGCGACGACACCGTCTCGGAGCGCACCCGTGAGGCGCTCCTCGCGGCCACCGCGGCGGGCGCGGCGCACATCATCGTCACCGGCCGCGCCGTGCCGTGGACCCGGCACGTCCTCGACGACCTCGGCTACAAGGGCATCGCCGTCTGCGGCCAGGGCGCGCAGGTCTACGACGCGGGCGCACACCGGCTGCTGACCTCGGTGACGCTCGACCGGAAGCTGGCCGCGCTGGCACTGGAGAAGCTCGAGGCCGAGGTGGGTCCGCTGGCGCTGGCCGCCAGCCGGGACGGAGTCGAGGGCGAGGTGCTCTTCGGCCCCGGTTACCAGGTCCAGGAGGGCCTTCCCGCGATCTACCTGGAGGACACGGCCGAGGTCTGGTCGGCTCCGCTGAACAAGCTCTACATCCAGCACCCCGAGCTGGACGAGGACGCCCTGGTCCAGGTGGCCCGGGAGACCGTGGGCAGTCTGGTCGGCGTCGTCATGGCCGGTCCGGGCATCGTGGAGATCCTGCCGCTGGGGCTGACCAAGGCCACCGGCCTCTCGCTGGCCGCGCGCCGGCTGGGGGTGAAGGCGGCGGAGACGATCGCCTTCGGCGACATGCCCAACGACATACCGATGTTCGGCTGGGCCGCGCACGGAGTGGCGATGGCCAACGCCCACGCCGAGCTCAAGGCGGTGGCGGACGAGGTCACCACCTCCAACGAGGAGGACGGCATCGCCGTGGTCCTGGAGCGTCTGCTGGGCGCCGCGTAA
- a CDS encoding rhomboid-like protein gives MIEYTEPEPSRPVRSWIRSAPGTHIWLLIIVVTSIVVVIVPDHLEHVLLHRNSSNIHELARHPARALLSSAFWIEDPASLPLYFVLFEVFQANVERWLGTLRWLFIIATGHITATLISQKLVLMAIQDHRAPRSMVHVVDIGVSYGLATAVGVLTYRLPGSWRWLYLAGSVAFFGLPLASDGTFTDFGHAIALAVGLLAWPLTRHPKPHRNPR, from the coding sequence ATGATCGAGTACACGGAGCCCGAACCGTCCAGGCCGGTGCGGTCCTGGATACGTTCCGCGCCCGGTACCCACATCTGGCTGCTGATCATCGTGGTCACCAGCATCGTGGTCGTGATCGTGCCCGACCATCTCGAACACGTCCTGCTCCACCGCAACAGCAGCAATATCCACGAGCTGGCCCGGCACCCCGCACGGGCCCTGCTCAGCAGCGCGTTCTGGATCGAGGATCCGGCCTCGCTCCCGCTCTACTTCGTCCTCTTCGAGGTCTTCCAGGCCAATGTCGAGCGCTGGCTCGGCACCCTGCGCTGGCTCTTCATCATCGCGACCGGACACATCACGGCCACCCTGATCAGTCAGAAGCTGGTCCTGATGGCGATCCAGGACCACCGCGCCCCGCGCAGCATGGTCCACGTCGTCGACATCGGCGTCAGCTACGGACTCGCGACCGCCGTCGGAGTGCTGACGTACCGCCTGCCCGGCTCCTGGCGCTGGCTCTACCTGGCCGGGTCCGTGGCCTTCTTCGGGCTCCCGCTCGCCAGCGACGGCACCTTCACCGACTTCGGCCACGCCATCGCGCTCGCCGTCGGCCTCCTCGCCTGGCCGCTGACCCGCCACCCGAAACCGCACCGCAACCCCCGCTGA